A single Fimbriimonadia bacterium DNA region contains:
- the fabG gene encoding 3-oxoacyl-[acyl-carrier-protein] reductase, translating to MRHKDRTALVTGGCRGIGLAVALRLAEEGADVAIISVSPECVAAGVERIRALGRRSVGVAADVSKTEEVERAFGLVTQELGDIHYLVNNAGITRDQLLLRMKDEDWDSVINVNLRGAFLCTRQVTRSMMKNRFGRIVNVSSIVGLGGQVAQANYAASKAGLIGLTKSVAKELGSRGITCNAVAPGYIQTEMTRDLPEEFRSWAEEHAPLRRLGSVEDVAGVVSFLLSDDAGFVTGQTLVVDGGLTL from the coding sequence ATGCGACACAAGGATCGGACCGCCTTGGTCACCGGCGGCTGCCGGGGCATCGGGTTGGCGGTCGCGCTGCGGCTGGCCGAGGAAGGCGCCGACGTCGCCATCATCTCCGTGTCTCCCGAGTGCGTCGCCGCGGGTGTGGAGCGCATCCGCGCCCTCGGAAGGCGTTCCGTGGGCGTGGCGGCCGACGTTTCGAAGACCGAGGAAGTCGAGCGCGCCTTCGGCTTGGTGACTCAGGAACTCGGCGACATTCACTATCTGGTGAACAATGCGGGCATCACCCGCGACCAACTCCTGCTGCGGATGAAGGACGAGGACTGGGACAGCGTGATCAACGTGAACCTGCGCGGAGCTTTTCTGTGCACGCGTCAGGTCACGCGCTCGATGATGAAGAACCGCTTTGGGCGCATCGTGAACGTGAGCAGCATCGTAGGTCTCGGTGGGCAGGTGGCGCAGGCGAATTATGCTGCGAGTAAGGCCGGGCTGATTGGGCTGACCAAGAGTGTTGCGAAGGAACTCGGCTCGCGGGGTATCACATGCAACGCCGTCGCTCCAGGATACATTCAGACCGAAATGACCCGGGACCTGCCGGAAGAGTTTCGAAGCTGGGCGGAGGAGCACGCGCCGCTACGCCGCCTCGGATCGGTCGAGGACGTCGCGGGCGTGGTCAGTTTCTTGCTATCCGATGACGCCGGGTTTGTCACGGGGCAAACGCTGGTGGTAGACGGAGGGCTAACGCTGTAG
- the acpP gene encoding acyl carrier protein, producing MDQAIYERVVKHAVEQLHVKPEELTPTTSFQGDLNADSLDVVELVMKLEEEFGVEIPDEDVDKIKTVGDAVEYISGKLG from the coding sequence ATGGACCAGGCAATCTATGAGCGCGTCGTGAAGCACGCAGTGGAGCAGTTGCACGTAAAGCCGGAGGAGCTTACACCGACGACGTCGTTTCAGGGCGACCTCAATGCCGACTCGTTGGACGTCGTCGAGCTGGTGATGAAGTTGGAGGAGGAGTTCGGGGTCGAGATTCCGGACGAGGACGTGGACAAGATCAAGACCGTCGGTGATGCCGTGGAGTACATCTCCGGCAAGCTGGGCTAG
- the fabF gene encoding beta-ketoacyl-ACP synthase II: MAERTQPAHRVVVTGIGVVTPIGLNLREFWEGCLEGRSGAGPITLMDASAYDCRIAAEVKGFDPGPFMDPKTARRSDRFTQFGIAATEMARQDAGLTIDESNAERIGVMIGSGIGGIGKLEAEYDVLMEKGPGRVSPLLVPMMIPDMGSGMVSIYLGAKGPNSCVVTACSTGTNAIGDAYHIIRRGDADVMFAGGAEAPITKTGLGGFCAAKAVTFRNDDPQHASRPFDKERDGFLMAEGAGVLVLERLEIAKARGARIYAEIVGYGMTGDAFHITQPDPEGDGAYRAMRMALQTAEMKPESVDYINAHGTSTPLNDKLETLAIKRAFGDHARKLAISSTKSMVGHLLGAAGAVEAAACLMAIQTNTLPPTINYEVPDPECDLDYVPNTARDARVNVVLSNSFGFGGHNATILFKRFTD, from the coding sequence ATGGCTGAACGCACGCAACCGGCTCACCGCGTCGTCGTCACGGGCATCGGCGTCGTCACTCCCATCGGGCTAAACCTGCGCGAGTTCTGGGAGGGCTGCCTCGAAGGCAGGTCGGGCGCAGGTCCTATCACCCTGATGGACGCTTCGGCATACGACTGCAGGATTGCTGCCGAAGTCAAGGGCTTCGACCCCGGTCCCTTTATGGACCCGAAGACGGCCCGAAGGTCCGACCGTTTCACGCAGTTCGGCATCGCGGCTACCGAGATGGCTCGGCAAGACGCTGGCCTGACGATTGACGAGTCGAACGCGGAGCGCATAGGGGTGATGATCGGCTCGGGCATCGGTGGCATCGGCAAGTTGGAAGCCGAGTACGACGTGCTGATGGAAAAGGGCCCCGGGCGGGTGAGCCCTCTTCTCGTTCCCATGATGATCCCGGACATGGGCTCGGGCATGGTGTCCATTTATCTCGGCGCGAAGGGGCCGAATTCGTGCGTGGTGACCGCGTGCTCGACCGGCACGAACGCCATCGGGGACGCTTATCACATAATCCGCCGTGGAGACGCGGACGTGATGTTCGCGGGCGGAGCGGAAGCACCGATTACGAAGACGGGCCTCGGTGGGTTCTGCGCTGCCAAAGCCGTAACCTTCCGCAACGACGACCCGCAGCACGCCAGCCGGCCGTTCGACAAGGAGCGGGACGGTTTCCTGATGGCGGAAGGGGCGGGCGTGCTGGTGCTCGAGCGCTTGGAGATCGCGAAGGCTCGTGGAGCGAGAATCTACGCTGAGATCGTAGGATACGGCATGACTGGCGACGCTTTTCACATCACGCAGCCCGACCCGGAGGGTGACGGAGCTTACCGAGCAATGCGCATGGCTCTCCAGACCGCGGAGATGAAGCCCGAGTCGGTGGACTACATCAACGCCCACGGCACCTCGACGCCGCTGAACGACAAGCTGGAGACGTTGGCCATCAAGCGGGCATTCGGGGATCACGCTCGGAAGCTCGCCATCAGCTCCACCAAGTCCATGGTCGGGCATCTGCTGGGAGCAGCAGGGGCGGTAGAGGCCGCCGCCTGCCTTATGGCTATCCAGACCAACACGCTGCCGCCGACCATTAACTACGAGGTACCCGACCCCGAGTGCGACCTGGACTACGTGCCCAACACGGCTCGGGATGCCAGGGTGAACGTGGTGCTGTCCAACTCGTTCGGGTTCGGAGGGCACAACGCCACCATCCTGTTCAAGAGGTTCACCGACTAG
- the uvrA gene encoding excinuclease ABC subunit UvrA, translated as MPQDKIVVVGARQHNLKNITVEIPRDKLVVITGLSGSGKSSLAFDTIYAEGQRRYVESLSAYARQFLGQMDKPDVDHIDGLSPAVSIDQKGASKNPRSTVGTVTEIYDYLRVLFARVGTPHCPQCGEPITRQSVEQITDAVLGLPTGSKIQVLAPLVRGRKGEYRQVLQDVHRQGFVRVRVDGLIYEVTDDIPMDRYKQHTVEAVVDRLVVKEGIEQRLADSIETGLRLGKGHLVILGPNGDERMFSEQFACPRCDISIGEIEPRTFSFNSPYGACSECTGLGFRREFDIQLMVPDTSKSVSEGALAPFMYKSGEPKSWYHELFEAVAERVGFDIDTPFRDLAPEHVAALMDGVEGKVSVRLGSRFGRARYFETDFPGVKAILRKKYDQTESDWVKQDLEQYMAERPCPACGGKRLKPEALSVTLNGRAISDVTSMSVSQAAAFFAHLPKELRERERFIASRLIKEIRERLDFLAGVGVGYLTLDRTARTLAGGEAQRIRLATQIGSGLMGVLYILDEPSIGLHQRDNRKLIGTLERLRDLGNTVIVVEHDEETMLAADHIIDLGPGAGEHGGHVVAEGTVEQIRRTPGSITGAYLRGERAIPVPSRRRPVNDRWFIIHGARAHNLKNIEARIPLGVFVCVTGVSGSGKSTLIQETLFPRLMYHVYGTRTVWGPHDGIEGIEHVDKVVDIDQSPIGRTPRSNPATYTGAFNMIRDLFARTTDARVRGYKPGRFSFNVKGGRCEACQGDGIIKIEMHFLPDVYVPCEVCKGKRYNRETLEVKYKGKSIAEVLEMTVEEALEFFGPVPPLKRKIGTLMDVGLGYIRLGQPATTLSGGEAQRIKLADHLSKRSTGRTVYILDEPTTGLHFEDVNKLLGVLHRLVDQGNSVIVIEHNLDVIKTADWVLDMGPEGGDEGGQVIAEGTPEQVAATRGTYTGRYLKAILKAAPRGEFGVRDDHAVVQTAPALVAES; from the coding sequence ATGCCGCAAGACAAGATCGTTGTCGTTGGAGCACGACAGCACAACCTGAAGAACATCACCGTCGAGATCCCGCGGGACAAACTCGTGGTCATCACTGGGCTCTCCGGTTCGGGCAAGTCTAGCCTCGCATTCGACACTATCTACGCCGAGGGGCAGCGCCGCTACGTCGAGAGCCTCTCCGCCTATGCGCGCCAGTTCTTGGGACAGATGGACAAGCCGGACGTTGACCACATAGACGGCCTATCTCCCGCTGTCTCGATTGACCAGAAGGGCGCCAGCAAGAACCCCCGCTCCACTGTCGGCACAGTGACCGAGATTTACGACTACCTTCGCGTGCTCTTCGCAAGGGTGGGCACTCCCCACTGCCCTCAATGCGGTGAACCCATCACTCGACAGTCCGTGGAGCAGATCACAGATGCAGTGCTGGGGCTCCCCACGGGCAGCAAGATTCAGGTGCTCGCCCCACTCGTTCGAGGGCGAAAGGGTGAGTACAGGCAGGTGTTGCAGGATGTGCATCGGCAAGGTTTCGTGCGCGTGCGAGTGGACGGCCTGATCTACGAGGTGACCGACGACATCCCGATGGACCGCTACAAACAGCACACCGTCGAGGCAGTGGTGGACCGCCTGGTGGTGAAGGAGGGTATCGAGCAGCGGCTAGCGGACTCCATCGAGACCGGGTTGCGGTTGGGCAAGGGACACCTCGTGATTCTAGGCCCGAACGGCGACGAACGCATGTTTTCGGAACAGTTTGCCTGCCCTCGCTGCGACATCAGTATAGGCGAGATCGAGCCGCGGACCTTCTCGTTCAACAGCCCATACGGTGCGTGTTCCGAGTGCACGGGCCTGGGGTTCCGGCGCGAGTTCGATATTCAGCTCATGGTGCCGGACACGAGCAAGTCGGTGAGCGAAGGAGCGTTAGCGCCCTTCATGTACAAGAGCGGGGAGCCGAAGTCTTGGTACCACGAGCTGTTCGAAGCTGTGGCGGAGCGCGTCGGCTTCGACATAGACACTCCTTTCCGGGATCTGGCTCCCGAGCACGTGGCGGCGCTGATGGACGGAGTGGAGGGCAAGGTTTCGGTCCGCCTGGGCAGCCGGTTCGGACGCGCGAGGTACTTCGAGACGGACTTCCCGGGTGTAAAAGCCATACTGCGCAAGAAGTACGACCAAACAGAATCGGACTGGGTGAAGCAGGACCTGGAGCAGTACATGGCGGAGCGCCCCTGCCCCGCGTGCGGAGGCAAGCGGCTGAAGCCGGAAGCCCTGTCTGTGACATTGAACGGGCGGGCCATCTCGGACGTCACCTCGATGTCGGTGAGCCAGGCCGCGGCATTCTTCGCCCATCTGCCGAAGGAACTGCGCGAGCGCGAGCGTTTCATCGCGAGCCGACTGATCAAAGAGATACGCGAGCGATTGGACTTTTTGGCCGGTGTGGGCGTCGGTTATCTGACGCTCGACAGGACGGCGCGGACATTGGCCGGCGGAGAGGCACAGCGCATCCGGCTCGCGACACAGATTGGGAGCGGGCTCATGGGTGTGCTGTACATTCTGGACGAGCCCTCGATCGGCTTGCACCAGCGGGACAACCGTAAGCTGATTGGCACGTTGGAGCGGCTGCGAGACCTCGGCAACACCGTGATCGTGGTCGAGCACGACGAAGAGACCATGCTGGCCGCCGACCACATCATTGACCTCGGTCCGGGGGCCGGCGAGCACGGCGGACACGTGGTGGCGGAAGGCACGGTAGAGCAGATTCGCCGCACGCCCGGCAGCATCACTGGCGCATACTTGCGGGGGGAACGAGCGATCCCGGTGCCGTCACGGCGCAGGCCCGTCAACGATCGGTGGTTCATCATCCACGGGGCTCGAGCGCACAACCTGAAGAACATAGAGGCACGGATCCCCCTAGGCGTGTTCGTGTGTGTGACCGGCGTATCGGGCAGCGGCAAGTCCACACTAATACAGGAGACGCTGTTTCCACGTCTGATGTACCACGTGTACGGCACTCGAACTGTGTGGGGACCGCACGACGGCATCGAGGGCATCGAGCACGTGGACAAGGTGGTGGACATTGACCAGTCGCCGATTGGTCGCACACCGCGTAGCAATCCAGCCACCTATACCGGTGCGTTCAATATGATCCGCGATCTGTTTGCGCGCACGACGGATGCACGGGTGCGCGGCTACAAGCCCGGGCGGTTCAGCTTCAACGTAAAGGGTGGTCGCTGCGAGGCGTGTCAAGGCGATGGCATCATCAAGATAGAGATGCACTTCCTCCCCGACGTGTACGTGCCGTGCGAGGTGTGCAAGGGCAAACGCTACAACCGCGAGACGCTGGAAGTGAAGTACAAGGGAAAGTCCATCGCCGAGGTATTGGAGATGACGGTGGAAGAAGCTCTAGAGTTCTTCGGGCCCGTGCCGCCGCTCAAACGCAAGATCGGCACGCTGATGGATGTCGGGCTGGGTTACATCCGACTCGGCCAACCCGCCACCACGCTGTCGGGAGGCGAGGCGCAGCGCATCAAATTGGCCGACCACCTCTCGAAGCGGAGCACCGGCCGCACCGTATACATCCTGGACGAGCCGACAACGGGGCTGCACTTCGAGGACGTGAACAAGTTGCTCGGAGTGTTGCACCGCTTGGTGGACCAGGGCAACTCCGTAATCGTGATCGAGCACAACCTGGACGTGATCAAGACTGCCGACTGGGTGTTGGACATGGGGCCCGAGGGTGGCGACGAGGGAGGCCAAGTGATTGCGGAGGGCACACCGGAACAGGTGGCAGCCACGAGGGGGACATACACCGGGCGTTATCTGAAGGCGATACTCAAGGCCGCGCCACGGGGTGAGTTCGGTGTTCGAGATGACCACGCCGTGGTGCAAACTGCACCGGCTCTCGTGGCCGAGAGTTGA
- a CDS encoding alginate export family protein, producing the protein MTRIGIRFGLALAALLAVVCTFAQDGWDYEVSIEARVRGEARDNRDFFDALNDRRDDIFGRLRLGLRMFNEEQGISLFLQPQESYDQYYTPTRNDNDHYFDVYQAYAEFQDSTKTWKVRGGRQDVTMGRKRLFGAGYWSNFGRSYDGLRIDHALTSHLSVTAFGGTIGSAGRRPRHPDIGLVFGEWKSKEGPAEVYYIYKHDNLSGLSHTVHTFGARAERKLKNGLDFIAEAAIQGGDYGDKNIEAMGAYLTGGYTIAAPWKPRLGFEITYASGGDPADDKYKTFDQLFAIVHPEYGIADYQGWRNMRAFMVDVTAVPAKNWQFRAAHHWFRLDNAKDAWYGATGGINTGAGGPYQDPTGAAGKDVGRELDLILTYKPNKAWAAEIGVARFFPGNFIKTINGGSAQNSDWGYLSVTWWY; encoded by the coding sequence ATGACCAGGATCGGCATTCGCTTCGGACTCGCCCTCGCGGCGCTTCTCGCTGTGGTGTGTACATTCGCCCAGGACGGCTGGGATTATGAGGTCTCCATCGAGGCGCGAGTGCGTGGCGAGGCACGCGACAACCGCGACTTCTTCGACGCCCTGAACGACCGTCGTGACGACATCTTCGGTCGCTTGCGCCTCGGACTGCGGATGTTCAACGAGGAGCAGGGGATCTCCCTCTTCTTGCAGCCGCAGGAGTCGTACGACCAGTACTACACCCCGACACGCAACGATAACGACCACTACTTCGACGTCTATCAAGCCTACGCGGAGTTTCAGGACAGCACGAAAACGTGGAAAGTGCGCGGCGGTCGACAGGATGTGACGATGGGGCGCAAGCGCCTCTTCGGAGCGGGCTATTGGAGCAACTTCGGACGATCCTACGACGGCTTGCGAATAGACCATGCTCTCACGAGCCATCTTAGCGTCACGGCCTTCGGTGGGACCATCGGTTCGGCTGGGCGACGGCCGCGGCATCCTGATATCGGCTTAGTCTTCGGTGAGTGGAAGTCGAAGGAAGGACCCGCCGAGGTGTACTACATCTACAAGCACGACAATCTGTCGGGGCTCTCCCACACCGTGCATACCTTCGGAGCTCGGGCGGAGCGGAAGCTGAAGAACGGCTTGGACTTCATCGCCGAGGCAGCCATCCAGGGTGGTGACTACGGTGACAAAAACATCGAAGCGATGGGAGCGTACCTAACCGGCGGCTATACGATTGCGGCCCCTTGGAAACCGCGACTCGGGTTCGAAATCACCTATGCTTCCGGGGGGGATCCCGCCGACGACAAGTACAAGACGTTCGACCAGCTCTTCGCCATCGTGCATCCTGAGTACGGGATAGCCGACTATCAGGGATGGCGGAACATGCGCGCGTTCATGGTTGATGTGACGGCTGTACCCGCGAAGAACTGGCAGTTCCGTGCCGCACACCACTGGTTCCGGCTAGACAACGCGAAGGATGCATGGTATGGGGCGACCGGTGGTATCAACACGGGCGCTGGTGGGCCCTATCAGGATCCGACAGGCGCGGCGGGCAAGGACGTTGGACGCGAGCTCGACCTCATCCTCACCTACAAACCTAACAAGGCTTGGGCGGCGGAGATCGGCGTCGCGCGCTTCTTCCCCGGCAATTTCATCAAAACCATCAACGGCGGCAGTGCGCAGAACTCGGACTGGGGCTATCTGTCCGTTACCTGGTGGTATTGA
- a CDS encoding type II secretion system protein has product MNRSRPRAFTLIELLVVIAIITVLAAILFPVFSRAREHGKQVVCGQQMRQVGMAITMYYGDHDDVLPITWLWDRPWCADNASWKQITKPYQKADELYACPSFEGKGVDCRDYYANPQVRYLGQYGINNWAYIDVFTDVNPNVADYQEHKTARVNGVEVPSETVIVTENGDGDWIAEPEAYKCMDTILGTRIFTADYGIVKYRHGGKKSAMVAFVDGHAKVMTRDQLHANNCYVWWRKKR; this is encoded by the coding sequence ATGAACCGATCTAGGCCCCGCGCCTTCACGCTCATCGAGTTGTTGGTGGTCATCGCCATCATCACGGTGCTTGCCGCCATTCTCTTCCCCGTATTCTCGCGGGCCCGGGAGCATGGTAAGCAGGTCGTGTGCGGACAGCAGATGCGCCAAGTGGGAATGGCCATCACGATGTACTACGGTGACCATGACGACGTGCTGCCCATCACGTGGTTGTGGGATCGGCCTTGGTGCGCAGACAACGCCTCGTGGAAGCAGATCACCAAGCCATACCAGAAGGCGGACGAGCTATACGCCTGCCCCAGCTTCGAGGGCAAAGGTGTGGACTGTCGCGATTACTACGCCAATCCCCAAGTGAGGTACTTGGGGCAGTACGGTATCAATAACTGGGCGTACATCGATGTCTTTACCGACGTCAACCCCAACGTCGCCGACTATCAGGAGCATAAGACCGCACGAGTGAACGGCGTCGAGGTGCCTAGCGAGACCGTCATCGTGACGGAGAACGGCGACGGTGACTGGATCGCAGAACCGGAAGCCTACAAGTGCATGGACACGATTCTCGGTACCCGCATCTTCACTGCGGACTACGGCATCGTGAAGTACCGCCACGGTGGCAAGAAGTCCGCGATGGTAGCGTTCGTAGACGGCCACGCGAAGGTGATGACACGCGACCAACTCCATGCGAACAACTGCTACGTCTGGTGGCGGAAGAAGAGGTAG
- a CDS encoding cbb3-type cytochrome c oxidase subunit II yields MECDRVALSLGIALALFAAGCGPTSSGGEAVKPQSGGGAGTQQARSDTSAVDGEALFAKHGCMNCHRYQGKGSPTPGPELDKAGRNDAEWHLAHLRDPRSKSPDSDMPSYAHLPDGDLEALAQWLATRR; encoded by the coding sequence GTGGAATGTGATCGGGTTGCGCTGTCGCTGGGCATCGCGCTCGCTTTGTTTGCGGCAGGCTGTGGGCCTACGTCCTCAGGGGGAGAGGCGGTGAAGCCCCAATCAGGAGGCGGAGCAGGCACTCAGCAGGCGCGGAGCGACACGTCGGCCGTGGACGGTGAAGCCCTCTTCGCCAAGCACGGTTGCATGAACTGCCACCGGTACCAGGGCAAGGGCTCGCCCACACCCGGTCCAGAGTTGGACAAAGCGGGCCGGAACGACGCCGAATGGCACCTCGCCCATTTGCGGGATCCGCGGTCCAAATCGCCGGACAGCGATATGCCCAGCTATGCGCACTTGCCCGATGGTGACCTAGAGGCCTTGGCCCAGTGGTTGGCGACTCGCCGGTAG
- the kdsB gene encoding 3-deoxy-manno-octulosonate cytidylyltransferase → MAYVVAVIPARMGSTRFPGKPLAQIAGKPMLQHVWERVVEARVVDEVYISSPDPEILEAAARFGADAVPSNPACPTGTDRVAEVAASTLGDIYINVQGDEPLIRTQDVEAVMRPMLRTHPPDSASLCCPCTLPEETDPNVVKVVLDVWGYALYFSRSQVPYPRSRQQRALRHLGVYAFNRDTIMQFPHLKQTPLEKAEGLEQLRLLEHGYTMALTRVRRPAGPAVDTPEQLAEVERLLSRGTR, encoded by the coding sequence ATGGCCTACGTCGTCGCCGTCATTCCCGCTCGAATGGGCAGCACGCGCTTCCCGGGCAAGCCGCTTGCTCAGATCGCCGGCAAGCCCATGCTGCAACACGTGTGGGAGCGTGTGGTAGAGGCTCGCGTGGTGGACGAGGTGTACATCTCGAGCCCCGACCCCGAGATTCTGGAAGCTGCGGCGCGCTTCGGCGCAGACGCGGTCCCCTCCAATCCTGCCTGCCCCACAGGAACCGATCGGGTTGCCGAAGTTGCTGCATCCACGCTGGGCGATATCTACATCAACGTCCAGGGCGACGAGCCGCTGATCCGCACACAAGATGTGGAGGCCGTCATGCGCCCGATGCTACGAACCCACCCGCCGGACTCCGCCAGTCTATGCTGTCCTTGTACTCTTCCGGAAGAGACGGACCCGAACGTCGTGAAAGTGGTTCTGGACGTCTGGGGCTACGCGCTGTATTTCTCACGGTCGCAAGTTCCCTATCCACGTTCGCGACAGCAGCGCGCACTTCGACACCTCGGCGTCTACGCCTTCAATCGCGACACGATCATGCAATTCCCACATCTGAAACAGACCCCGCTGGAGAAGGCCGAAGGTCTGGAGCAGCTTCGCCTGCTGGAGCATGGCTACACGATGGCGCTCACCCGAGTGCGACGCCCGGCAGGCCCTGCGGTCGACACCCCCGAACAGCTCGCGGAGGTCGAGCGACTGCTGTCGCGAGGGACTCGGTGA
- the lpxK gene encoding tetraacyldisaccharide 4'-kinase yields the protein MQPSARGDPTRQAECHNPRMDWPGLWDSPALGDRLQRAALLPASHLYALGWRLYLGWYALGFRKRYKVPVPVVCVGGISVGGTGKTPVTIAVGQLLQRAGLRVTISCSGYGGSSVFASVPPGQEAAPHMVGDEAVLLREALSDAHLIVCKDRVRMAKTVELHSDVDVILMDDGFQHLPLARTLDLVVLDGARPFGNGRCLPAGPLREPKSCLRRASALFVVGDRTPDSLPPLPTFHVIRRPKELRSLDGTQRRELALLRGEKVLAVSGIGNPERFEQTLRDLGASVTSLRFGDHHDYSATDLDMLARTTSVTTEKDAVKLRSLPVELNIWVLREEVVFANERAVQDFLLTAISGESHVK from the coding sequence ATGCAACCGTCAGCACGCGGCGATCCTACCCGACAGGCCGAGTGTCATAATCCGCGCATGGACTGGCCAGGCTTGTGGGATTCGCCGGCGCTCGGTGACCGCCTCCAGCGAGCCGCCCTGCTCCCAGCATCGCACCTCTACGCGCTTGGCTGGCGGCTGTACCTCGGTTGGTATGCCCTGGGTTTTCGGAAGCGCTACAAGGTCCCGGTGCCCGTGGTTTGCGTGGGCGGAATCTCGGTGGGAGGGACCGGGAAGACGCCCGTCACCATTGCAGTCGGCCAACTCCTGCAGCGTGCCGGGCTTCGTGTTACCATCTCGTGTAGCGGCTACGGTGGATCGTCTGTCTTTGCGTCGGTTCCGCCAGGCCAAGAAGCGGCGCCCCACATGGTCGGCGATGAGGCGGTGCTTCTGCGCGAGGCGCTTTCCGATGCTCATCTCATCGTATGCAAAGACCGGGTGCGGATGGCCAAGACGGTCGAGCTGCACTCCGACGTGGACGTCATCCTGATGGACGATGGCTTCCAGCACCTGCCACTCGCCCGCACGTTGGACCTGGTGGTGTTGGACGGCGCACGCCCCTTTGGAAACGGCCGATGTCTGCCCGCGGGTCCGCTGCGTGAGCCGAAAAGCTGCCTTCGGCGCGCGAGCGCGCTGTTCGTCGTGGGTGACCGCACTCCCGACAGCCTGCCGCCGCTCCCTACCTTCCACGTGATACGGCGACCAAAGGAGTTGCGCTCGCTAGACGGGACCCAGCGACGGGAGCTCGCTCTGCTTCGGGGGGAGAAGGTGCTGGCCGTCTCCGGGATTGGCAACCCAGAACGCTTCGAGCAGACCCTACGGGATCTGGGGGCGTCGGTGACCAGCCTCCGCTTCGGTGACCACCATGACTACAGCGCCACCGACCTCGACATGCTGGCCCGGACTACCTCCGTTACGACAGAGAAGGACGCGGTGAAGCTCCGTTCTCTGCCAGTGGAACTAAACATCTGGGTGCTGCGGGAGGAAGTGGTTTTCGCCAACGAGCGCGCCGTGCAGGACTTCCTGCTCACTGCAATCAGCGGCGAGTCCCATGTGAAGTAG